From the genome of Phlebotomus papatasi isolate M1 chromosome 2, Ppap_2.1, whole genome shotgun sequence:
GATAACGAATTTTTTTGGATCAAGTATTGAAACAGAAACCAAATGTTTACAGATATAAATTTGGAGTTTCCGATGACCCCCCCCTCAATATTTTGTTCTATTCTCGATTTTCATTACTTATTTGCTAtgcaaaaatgttcataaaatcaaattatagTAACGTTTTTGCCTGATCGCAAGGCTACACTTCAGTTGTACGGTTCTTATCATGTTTTTCTTCAATGAATTACATTCCCTTCAAGATGAttcgaataataataatttgataaataatattgGCAAAGAAACTGAAAGAATTCACTTACCTTATCGCTGTCAGTGGTATTCCCAGAACCAAAACTGGCCAGAGAGCTGCCGTCATTGTCATTCTCAGCGAGAGCTTCGTCGAGATCCCTCGAGGATCTCTGTGAAGATGTTGCCTTTGCAGTTGTTTTTGCCGGTGATTTTGGGAATGTCAGGGATGCAGCTGAGAAGTACGTCTCCTGAATCACTTCACGCAATTTTTTCACCCACATCTGCAAAACATTTGCAAACAACAACCAAACAATCAGCccagaaaattaatttcaaaagcaatattttttctttcttgtctTATAACTGGAAGTTATTGCGCAACATCAAAATCTTTTACCGGGTCTTTAGGCATAATTACTTGATCTCTTCCACTGaaaggaatttagaaattcacttagcgtaaaaaaaaaatattatagtaactaataaatttatgatGAAGTTATGTTGTGTCGGAAATTATGACTCAActccatgaaaatttcatgtaccattggattaaattacaagatgcAGTTGAACATCAAGTGCTTCACAAATGTTTAACTTTCTAAtagcatattttttctttctttttactcACCTGTTTCGTCTCCAAATTGTGAGCCTTCAGCACAACACGGAAATCCGCCACCATTGGAGCTCTTCCTGTCCACACCGCAAACTTTGTCTCATCGCCCTCAATGTGCTCAGTCACTCCGAGTTCTGCAAAAATTTATGGTTAATTGCTTAATGTCTTCCTAGAGCAAGTGCCCAAGAAGCATTGAACCCTTTAAGAGGTCTTGTTGCTACGTAAAATTGAAAAGTTGCATAATACAACTACATACTATCGATCATGTTAATAGGATCATGTGAATATCATGATAGACTGATAAGCAAATCCTTAAGAAGATTCAATTTATTACTGGCACACTTTATAGAActcttcaataattttttagaaaattcccAATAGAGACATGGAAATTTTAATAGGTTTTCTCCGAGAAATccgaatgaaattaatttttacataaagatatacttcagtcgagatgtttTAATTGAAAGAAGTTTAAATAGAACGTCGAAGATTAATATTTGGGTATAGTATTTTAAGCAAAGAATTAAGGAAGAAGTACAGGGAATATCTGGAAAACTCAGTAGCCTATCTCAAGGAAGCCCCGAGGTTATCCCTTAGGAAatcaaaattagaaatataaaaaaggtaaattagattaaaaaattataataacaaAATATAGAATAAATTTATCCTTGGAATTCCCAGGGAAATCTAAATCTAGCTGGGTAAGATTCAGAGACCTTTCCTGGAGATTTATTTGGGAAACatccttaatttttttctaaaattcaactAAATTTCTTGGGAAAGTTTCAAAATGCACCCCTATAAAAAAATCTGCGGCATTCCATAGGAAAATCCATAAGAAGTGTCATCACTTCCTCACCGAAAATTCTCCAACGGGTACTTAGGGAGAAGTATGGGGTGGCCAAGTAACAAAGCCGAATTGGCATGTAACGCAACTTCCTAGGGAATCTTCCCCATCTCGGGGAAGAAGATTCTTCAGGCTCTCCTTGAGAAATAGTCCTCCCCAGTAATATGGCACAGGAAAACGgaaatttttcttaaggaaatCCCGGACACCTTTCTAAGAATGATGAGGAAAAACTGAGAGATTTTACCCAGGGGGATATACCAGTGAACTCCCCTGAAAAAGTCAGGGATCTGAAAAACTACAAgacttttctcaaagaaattCCTGAGAACTCTTTGGGAAAGCTTGGAAAAATTTGAGAATAATTCTCAGGAAAATCCTTaggaaaaaccataaaaatatcCCCAcattttactttcttttttgatttttcctttattatttcttatctttgtatttctttttcttttaggtCTCTTAAATTTTTTCCGACGTTCCTTTTGAACTTTTCAACCAAAAAGCCATCTCGCCTGAAGTATAAGCTTAACTTTTACAGAATTTCTCCCAGAACTTTCCTTGAACTCGCCACGGaatttacatattttatttatttattttattaatttattgaaatacgcTCGAGTTCCTTTACAATATATCTCCATCTCCcgaaagaattttctcctcGATTTCCCTGGGAAATCTTCGAGAATGGTCTGGGAAATTCGAAAACTTTTCCTTGGAAAATTTGAGCGAATCCTCTAGCAATGGCAACGGAATTTTCCCAATCACTATGAGGAAATTTCCCCTTGAATTCATCGGGAATTCCCTAGGAGCCAGCCAAACTTTCTGagggaaaatttaagaaaaattttccaagggAATTTAAAGGGATCTCTTTGGAAAATGTCGACACTTCAGCAGAGTAGTTTTTCCAGACATTCCACCCTAAGTCTCGTTGTTGAAATCGCCGaagtttttaggaaaaaaaatcctgacaTATCTACATTTCGGTGGGAAATCCTAGAGAACAATAATAGAAATTGCACATAGAAATTTCTCTAGGAATACCATTGAAATTCCCTGGAAAGTTACCATGTTTACCGAAAGAAGAAAGTtccaatggggtaatttggtaccatttacaatttgggacacttgagattttctcattatttcagatcaacaaagagaaaacaaagaccgcgaaatagaagaaaaaaacgaTTAAGAAGAAATGGAAGAACTTTTCATCCTTTTGAATATCTTAAACAGTGAAAAAAACTCAAATGTCCCTAATTGTAAATCGTTCCAAATTACCTTAGTTTACCCTACTTTGGAAATTTCCACTCTTTAATGGGAAATTCCTTGAGCAATTCCACTCAAAGTCCTATGACGGGTAATCTTGGAAACTTGTGGAGGAAAATTCTTTTGGTGTCTTTGAAATTTCCTTCGGGAGGATTTCTTTTTATAGGGACGCAAGGATAATTCATCAAGCTTTCCCTGAGCATATCAGTGGCACAAATCCCCCAGTTTTCCAGGAAGATTTACTAATATTTTTCCGTGAAATCTGTAGGAAATTTCCCCAGAAAATCGGGAAGAAGTTCGTCAAATTCTCCTGGGAATGTCCCTAGGACAAATTCCCCGTTTTCCGTTAGTCTCTTCGAGATATCTCGAGGAAATCTATAGGAAATTTCCTCAGAAAATTGGGAAGAAGCTCATCGACCTCTCCTAGAAATGTGCCAAGAACATTCCTAGGAATGTCCCTAGGACAAATTCCCCATTTTCCGGTAGTATGTTCGAGCGAGGAAATCTATAGGAAATTTCCTCAGAAGATTGGGAAGAAGTTCGTCAAATTATCCTAGAAATGTCCCTAGGACACTCCTAGGAATGTCCCAAGTCAAATTCCCCGTTTTCCGGTAGTATGTTCGAGATATCTCGAGGAAATCTATAGGAAATTTCCTCAGAAAATTGGGAAGAAGCTCATCGACCTCTCCTAGGAATGTCCCAAGGACACTCCTAGGAATGTCCCTAGGACACTCCTGGGAATGCCCCTAGGACAAATTCCCCGTTTTCCGGTAGTCTCTTCGAGATATCTCGAGGAAATCTATAGGAAATTTCCTCAGAAAATTGGAAAGAAGCTCATCGAACTCTCTTAGAAATGTCCCTAGGACATTCCTAGGAATGTCCCTAGGACAAATTCCCCGTTTTCCGGTAGTCTGTTCGAGATATCTCGAGGAAATCTATAGGAAATTTCCTCAGAAAATCGGGAAGAAGTTCGTCAAATTCTCCTGGGACTGTCCCAAGGACACTCCTAGGAATGTCCCAAGGACACTCCAAGGAATGTCCCTAGGACAAATTCCCCGTTTTCCGGTAGTATGCTCGAGATATCTCGAGGAAATCTATAGGAAATTTCCCCAGAAAATTGGGAAGAATCTCATCGACCTCTCCTAGAAATGTGCCAAGGACACTCCTAGGAATGTCCCAAGGACACTCCAAGGAATGTTCCAAGGACACTCCAAGGAATGTTcccaggaaaaatatgaagtgttcgaagccagaatgtgtacAAAACCTGAAATTTCCTGGTGAAAAACCTaggagaaattattaaaaagttgaAGTGAACTTACCAGAAGTCATTAGCTTCATCTTGTACTGGTACTTGACCACTCCATTGGAGTCCTTGGTCTCCTTGGCCAGCAACACGTACAGCTCAAATAGGAAGACATGGCGTTCTCTGCCCTTGCGAATTATCTGTTTATTGTCCCACGCCAGGAAGGAATCCTGCAGAACAACTTCTCCCAAACTGTCAATCTTCACATCGCACTGCTCCAACAGAGACAAGTGCATGGCATCATTGGCCTTCTTGGGAACATTCAGCATCACATCAAGTCCATCCCGGATCTCTCCCTGACCCTCTTCGCAGCACGACTGGAGATCTTTGAGCAGCAATTGATACTTTGTTATGCGCTGAACGGGTTTGATTAGAAATGCCGCCAGAGGAtgttctattttgtgtttcttctGGATATCCTCGAAGTATGTGCCTCCATGCTGTACCATTAGATTATTCGACAGTGGCTTATTCTTGCAGTAATGAACGTACATGTCAAATTTCAGAGCCCACGTAACGAAACAATGCCCGACGTCTTCAGGCATTGTTTCGTACTTTTCGAGTTCTTTGAGGAAGATCTGTTCATGGAACTTCCAGATCTCCTCCATATTGCCAAACAGGACATCCTTCTTTCCCAGCAAACCCGCTGGAACATTGCTTCCGGATTCCATTTCTCGCATAAAATACTTTATACAGATCTCCAGATCTTTGACGTAGGTTCTTTCTGTTTGCATTAATTCTGCCATTATGAATTCCTTTCGGCGAGCAGATTTCCTCTTGTCCTCATTGAGTTCCTTGCCTCCGGGTTGGGAAGCTGCTGCACTGAGTTTAGTCTCCAGGGAAGGGTCAGAGTGACGATCTCCTGGCATTCCTGAGGAATTTGACGAACTTAGTGAATTTTGATCTTCCTGAACTTGAGCTGGAATTCCTAGAGATTTTTCCAGGTGAGCCCGATAGGCATCCATTCGACCACTGAAATCCTTGTAGCGATTGTCCACAGCTGCTACCCATTGCTTAATTGACGCTGCATGGGCATGTCCTTTCTCCACGAGGCTGTCTGCCAATTGAATAAGAAGTTTAACTCGTTCCCGGGTCTCCTTGGCCGTTCCCTTGAAGTCATTGTGCTCCTTCAGGAGAGCATCAGTCTCCTCGGGATTCTTTCCAATGGCATTCGTACGGGAAGACAAGTAGGCTTCTCCGGTATTGTGAATCCATTCAATGGCCTGCTTAGCTGAACgttcaaaaagaacaaattgctGACACTGATCCAATCTCTTTTTGCGCTGTGTCCAAAATTCTAGAACTTGATTTTCCTGCGTCAGCAATTTGTCTAGGATCTGTTTGACACGGGATTCACTCGTTCCTGAACCCTGATAGTCGTAGAACTGAAGAGATCTTGAGGTATACTTCAGAAACGTCTCAGCTGTCCTCCTGGCCAGAGTGCAAGCCTTCAGAAAGGCTTCCTTCTGCTCCTGATGCTTCGCTATCAAATGTGCCACTGTCTGGGCTTTATCGCTGGATCCACCACTTCCGCACCAATCCTCATCTCGCCTGTACTCCCTCTCCAGGCTGTCCAGCACCGTACAAACTTGCTCAGCTGTCTTGAAGAAATTTATCGAAGCCGTCACGAGTTTATGCCTCTCCTCGGCAAATGTCACCAATTTCTGCCATTTCTTCGTGACTTCCTCCGAAATATCCCGGATACTTTTGGGATCGTAGTGATTGGCATTTATCAGAGCATCAGCTCGATACTTTACCTGAACTGCCGACGTATGGGTCTTCTCAATGGCCATCTGAAATTGTTCATGTTCCTTCCGCAAATGTTCAGCTTCCTGCAAATTCTTCGGAATTGTAAAACTAGCCACGAGCATCGCTTCCCCATTGCGTATCCACGAAATAACCTGATTGGCATCATTCTTGAACTGACACAGCTGAACAGCCTGTTCCAATTTCACCCTCTTCACCTCTCCCAAATCCTCCAAATCCAACTCACGATCATGCAAAAACTCTATCAAATACTGAATCCGCGACTGTGCCGTATTTGTCCCATCGGCCATTATAATAAACCCAGCAGATTCAAAGATCTGAAATAACTCCTGACCCTGCTGCAAAATATCAAATACCGTACTCTGCATCTGATTCACCAATTCATTGTGCATCCTCAGCAACTGTTCAGCCTTCTGATAGTCCATAGAGAGCTCCGTGTGTTGCAGTTCTTCTGCCCAAATCTCCAGCTGAGACGAAATCTACACCAAATTGAAGGTCAGTGACATTGTTGACCAATTGGGCAATTGTTTTAAACTTTCACTTGACCAATtacacaaaaatgaaaaatgtacgaggtatttaaaaagtgagactTTTTATGTAATTGATGAATTAATTTGGAATATACAGTATTAAAAATGTTGGAATGAATTATACGGcaaaaataaacacaaaattttactgttaatTGTGATTACAAGAAAgcatttggaaaattaatttctgCATTGAAAATAAGTTTTCTTCTATCTACCATCCAAGGGGCATatcataaaatataaataattgacATGTCGTTtctataaacatgttttttgtttCAAGAATGATGAAAAGTGAAACTTATGTTTCTTGGAATGCATTTTAGCATTTCTAGAGAAGGGATTTCTGAGATGGGAATTCGTGTTTCTAGAAAGATTTTCGTGTTTCATTAACatgtcgtcagttaaatcagcatttgtcgtaacttcatttttgcgattttgggatatgtagggtcatttgcctaaagcgagacagtttggaaagttggacaaagtagtgtggaatgtgagacacctccctaaaaacttgataataaatcaattaaatatttcaattttcgataaaaagattattaaacctaattttatgattattttttagaagttaaaaatgcaaaaatcgttataaaacaatcaaagggtgacttgcaagaagaatttaaaaaatatattgcatacgtgatattcataaccatgacacggtagttgtcattctctctgtttcttatggaagttgctaggaaaatatcaaagtgttttgtttgatttttcggaataatttgtgaaatattgttaagtccgcagtgaaaatcgaagaacatacatccatttaaaaggtgaataaaaaatatttgtgaaatattacatttataaAGAAtagaaaaatgatttaatttcgCATTGCTTTCataacaagttttatgaaatcttggacaaattgatttggtggttttgtgcagtgaaatcgtGTTCACAAGGAAGAcgaagatccttaagtatccggagaaatagtttcaacagcagttagcagctgataaggagaaaatctcctggaaaaggatgcaaagatttccagatttcgaagaccactttttctgacacagaaaatatcgcaaaaactcctggagaaagacaaataggagcctctacagaactctcaaagcaagtggaaaaggatcTGGCCGAATGAGGTATCCAAATCTGCTAAGAAGTGCATCCGCCTTAAAACTATAACTGCTAGACAGCGCGAGgcatctgtgaaatttacagaatctctttttggttggacgtccaggaagttcttggtaattagcatTCCttaactgttacccggacataaagaagggattagcataaccatcaaatgtgcaagtatacagaaAAAACCcccaacatttgattttctacatatttcgtatgatattttgtcattaatatcactatgtccaactttccaaaagatTTTGTTCAACTTTCCAAagttttgtccatcttttcaaaatgtgttattttttttaatttccgtgaattttccgattattcggttgcaatttttaataacaactgctaaaattctgttaaaataattgaattttttcttaagtgtctcgctttccaccattcaccctacatatttagaatcagcgtaattttgtttattaaattcacttgagaaaaagaaacttttataagcccattaaaaattattttaaacaaaaattatcgtaagtgcccttaattaataaaaatttatcagaatttgtcgtaacttccacttttggggaagttacgacaaatttccatacaaaattttcaataatcagcatttgccgtaactttttgAGCtcgcttgcgtggcttgtaatttgcagcaaaaatgtaatatttctcattaaaacgttcacaaactcttccaaatatctaaagacagtgcgaataatgcaacattaaatcattttaattcgatatttgtgagaaataagtgagaaaaaaatccctacccatctgtcattaattcaaaataaaacaagcgacgcggcgcacaaaatttatgaaataaaagcttttagggacaggaataagactttaattgattaatttagtcaaatgaAGGCGCTTATTCTCACTAGAGttattgaaattgatataatgcatttttgaaaattgtcgtaacttccagaatctccatacattggaagttacggctgtataaacgatggaagttacgataaaatattattgtgtttcttctaacatatatctcaatatttcagcttttaaatcattttataaagattttttcgaGTTAACTTATAGATTATTAGTgctacttttattattttgactcaaaagtatcgcattcggggctcatttttaagaaaaatagggCTGAACTTGAAATATCGTCTCCTGataagttgtcaaaaggaagttacgacaaatgctgatttaactgacgatgttTCTGGGGCTTAATAGAAAAGTTTACGTGTTTATAGAAACGCTTCCGTGGTTCTTTAATGAATTTCTGTAATTGTTAAACCGTTTCTGCATTTCTTGAAAGTGTTTCCCAGATTCTAGAAACTCGAAACGTTTTCGCGCTTCTTAAAGTGGTTTCAATGTTTCCAAAAAGCACGTTTTCACAGGTGCCTTTATAAATGTTTCCAAGTTTCCTGAATGCGTTTCCCTGATTCCAGAAACAGTTTTCGGACTTCGCGAAACGTTTTCGAGCTTCTTGTGTATTTTAATGTTTCTAGCAAAAATGTTTTCAAGCCCATTTGCAAATGTTTCTGAGTTTCTTGAATGTGTTTCAATCGTTTCAATGATTCCAGAAACAGTTTTCAGGCTTCACGAAACGTTTTCGAGCTTCTTAAGCGTTTTAATGTTTCTAAGAAACACGTTTTCAGGTGCCTTTACAAATGTTTCCGAGTTTATTGAATGCGTTTCCCTGATTCCAGAAGCAGTTTTTCGGACTTCACGAAACGTTTTCGAGCTTCTTGAGCGTTTTAATGCTTCTAGGAAACATGTTTTCAAGCGCCTTTGTGAGTTTCTTTAATGCGTTTCTCTTTTCTAAATACGTTTCCGTGTTTCAAGAATCGTTTTCGCGTATCTTAAGACaacatttatttataatatactCATATTTAAGTACTCTGTATTTTTGGGcatgaataaaattcaaattcaattcaattcaattcaattcaattcttaAGAGcgtttcagtgtttttttttttaatagaaatttcacaatttattcCCGAGTTCCTTGACAGTGTTTCCATGTTTCAAGAAACGTTTCTCTGCTTCTTAAATGCATTTcggtatttaaaaatattccggGCTTCTTGAATGCGTTTTCGCGTTTCTTTACAAATATTCCTGTGTTTCTTGAATGTGCTTCCCATATTTCTAGAAACATTTTAGGTAGTTCTTGAATGGATTTccgtttttttctaaagtttccGCATTTCTACAAACGTTTCTGtactttttaaattcatttcagAGTCTTGCAAAAAAGTTATCGCGGTTCTAAGAACCTTTACAAATATACCCGAGTATTTCCGTGTCCCAAAAGATGTTTCTGCATTTCAAGAAACATTTTCTTGTTTctgtaaatattttcttatttctcaaaTGCCTTTCAATGTTCCTAAAAACAAGTTTCCCCATCTTTTATTTATGTGCATTTTCGCGTTTCTATCGTTTTTAAGTGATTCTGAACTTCTCAGGGAACCCACGCGAAACCCaaggaacccatatattttttcaggttTCTAGGGATCAGGAGCCATTCTTTTCTCAAGGAACTCAGGGAACCCACGGGAAACGCAAggaacctatatatttttttcaggttTCTGGGGACCGGGAATTCAAGTGACTTAGATCGTTTATGAGTTGCCCCTTGGAAATATTGTGAAGATtgttttttcaatgttaaaatCAAGCtgaaaaaatgttaatgaaAGGATAGTCAAGATTGTTATCAAATGATTCAACTCACCTCAAGGGCATCCCTCTCGAAGAGTCTCAGCCGGAGGAACAGATCCAGTCTCATCTTCCTGGCTGACCAGAGTTCTTCTAATTCAATTCGTTGCTTCGAGAGATTCTCGATGGTGGTTTCGATGGCATTGACAGATCCACTTGGATCAAGTTCCTCCGTGGCTCTCAATTCCTGCAGCAATGCCTCTCCCTGGGCAATTGTCTGATCGCAAATGGTAAGTGTATGTGCCTTCTGATCCTGACACTGCTGCAGTAGCCTTTCCGTGGACGAGAGATTCTCCTCCGGGAGCAAACTATCACTTGCCGTGATGTCATTGCGCAGCTGAACCACCCAATTGCAGATCTCCTTGTCATGAGTATAGAATAGCACAGCCAACTCCAATCGCCTCCTCCTCTGTTCCACTCGACTGGCAAATGATGCCACGTGCGTCTCCAATTCACGTGTCACATTGTAAATCTCATTGGGAATAACTTCTCCGGATCTGGCCAGTTCGTCGGCGGCTGAAAGGAGTTTTTCGGCATTGCTGTAGGTATTTTGAGCGACATTTTCAAAATGCTCATGAGACTTCTGATAAACTCTGGCCTTTTGCAGATTCTTTCCTATTCCTGTGTTTTTGCGCAGGAACACTTCTCCATGGTTTTCCAGCCAGTCTAGGACTTGCTTAACATCTTCCTGGAAGAGCCTAAGAGCTAGAGTTTGATGCAATCGAACTTTTCCTGCATGCCATTTGGCTTCAAGGGCACGATGATGCCCTAGAATTTGATGAATAACCGCTAGGACATGGGAAGCTCCTTCGCTGTAGTCAGCTGCTGGATTCCCAGCTCCATAGCTCGATCCAGTTTCTGATTTTTTGTG
Proteins encoded in this window:
- the LOC129800583 gene encoding triple functional domain protein isoform X2, with protein sequence MDGLRALDLLPLLQDKLAILPGSRDNRGGPIICFPSSTRRDRAKLEDWRRLLSYLIGIPNDEARSIGFTVVIDNRGSGSSSGSLKAIFKTLQENFVTGVVHQVVIIKSDNFWQKQRSSISSHKYKFETISISLESLGKIIDASQVTPDLDGTFQYDHNSWIDTRLELEEFLWQASDLLDRIDDLQEDISRCEFAEDANGALLELDHHKDMMKKKITKLPLEELDLQGKRLLAKLNIECPGGSGSGGEDSASHASNSNNTHSLNGSHGNPDRIASVNQILQQLEAVHSAQQYLLTMWQQRKNKLDQCFQLKLFEQDCEKMFDWILHNRDIFQMSYVEIGHNYTVAKNLQDEHQKFAVASMNVCVNINRILAVAGKLIEGNHYAAQHIRTVASRLDRTWKDFAAGLDERTAVLALSVIFHHKAEQYCDNVPSWASACEAGQQLPLDIQSLENIICTHQNLYESMCQAYTEVHSTSKKLLYQLDHLVQVCNQPPPPGVPEHKKSETGSSYGAGNPAADYSEGASHVLAVIHQILGHHRALEAKWHAGKVRLHQTLALRLFQEDVKQVLDWLENHGEVFLRKNTGIGKNLQKARVYQKSHEHFENVAQNTYSNAEKLLSAADELARSGEVIPNEIYNVTRELETHVASFASRVEQRRRRLELAVLFYTHDKEICNWVVQLRNDITASDSLLPEENLSSTERLLQQCQDQKAHTLTICDQTIAQGEALLQELRATEELDPSGSVNAIETTIENLSKQRIELEELWSARKMRLDLFLRLRLFERDALEISSQLEIWAEELQHTELSMDYQKAEQLLRMHNELVNQMQSTVFDILQQGQELFQIFESAGFIIMADGTNTAQSRIQYLIEFLHDRELDLEDLGEVKRVKLEQAVQLCQFKNDANQVISWIRNGEAMLVASFTIPKNLQEAEHLRKEHEQFQMAIEKTHTSAVQVKYRADALINANHYDPKSIRDISEEVTKKWQKLVTFAEERHKLVTASINFFKTAEQVCTVLDSLEREYRRDEDWCGSGGSSDKAQTVAHLIAKHQEQKEAFLKACTLARRTAETFLKYTSRSLQFYDYQGSGTSESRVKQILDKLLTQENQVLEFWTQRKKRLDQCQQFVLFERSAKQAIEWIHNTGEAYLSSRTNAIGKNPEETDALLKEHNDFKGTAKETRERVKLLIQLADSLVEKGHAHAASIKQWVAAVDNRYKDFSGRMDAYRAHLEKSLGIPAQVQEDQNSLSSSNSSGMPGDRHSDPSLETKLSAAASQPGGKELNEDKRKSARRKEFIMAELMQTERTYVKDLEICIKYFMREMESGSNVPAGLLGKKDVLFGNMEEIWKFHEQIFLKELEKYETMPEDVGHCFVTWALKFDMYVHYCKNKPLSNNLMVQHGGTYFEDIQKKHKIEHPLAAFLIKPVQRITKYQLLLKDLQSCCEEGQGEIRDGLDVMLNVPKKANDAMHLSLLEQCDVKIDSLGEVVLQDSFLAWDNKQIIRKGRERHVFLFELYVLLAKETKDSNGVVKYQYKMKLMTSELGVTEHIEGDETKFAVWTGRAPMVADFRVVLKAHNLETKQMWVKKLREVIQETYFSAASLTFPKSPAKTTAKATSSQRSSRDLDEALAENDNDGSSLASFGSGNTTDSDKVGTVEMTWVISDYVATAGSGELSVTKGQQVEVLEVSSTQPDFCLVRLNGSGKNPQEGLVPLSILKPPPTLNKTSPRRNVDLDQPATAEAAGGAVSENNATSTASPVNKRRGRKWLPPPLRKLSQGKVDKPTDRPLIKKGSDKRFKLPSDKVSVDEEPTAQLPTSPLQIPPTHGEVEAEEEPTLELPPPMKPIQDPTVVVNATAPNSATADSSTLKNIDVCPPADLTEIERIFKEKMQQHEGKSKGLDTLTSIDENSTAAGEEGHDETADETTGSENTVENALRKRNYALKELIATEEKYIEDLALIVEGYIPEIRNPNSDIVIPEDLKCGKERMVFGNIEAIYEWHRDYFLKQLHPCVTHPAKLGPLIEKSKIKLRMYIVYCQNKPVSEHIVAEHPGYFEEIRLKLKHKLVINDLLIKPVQRLMKYELILKDVLKQTEKAGLQEECASLQQAINVMNVIPKEANDMMDVGRLQNFEGKITAQGNLLLHGPLLCIECNNGANSERNSSTTQKAKELQVFLFDQSIIFSEISGKKTQFSNPGYIYKIHIQLNKMILKDISNASGEKFLIKSTDHKRQGVGYICSASTSEMHKKWYDKISEIIRNQSDFANAIQRPIDYQKEQQQKKNSHLIL